The following proteins come from a genomic window of Geminicoccaceae bacterium SCSIO 64248:
- a CDS encoding OsmC family protein produces the protein MNADDLRSLQAPLKSRYKDEPEAALVTLKADGDLSGEDLVCRVETGKALVEAGLHPATGGTGLSACSGDMLLQALVACAGVTVKAVATALGITLRGGRVLAEGDLDFRGTLGVDKAAPVGFRAIRLRFELDADADAEQQASLLKLTERYCVVYQSLRTPPEFEVKLQAG, from the coding sequence ATGAACGCCGACGATCTCCGCAGCCTTCAGGCCCCCTTGAAGAGCCGCTACAAGGACGAGCCCGAAGCCGCCCTGGTCACGCTCAAGGCCGACGGCGACCTGTCCGGCGAGGATCTGGTCTGTCGGGTCGAGACCGGCAAGGCCCTGGTCGAGGCCGGCCTGCATCCGGCCACCGGCGGCACCGGCCTGTCGGCCTGCTCCGGCGACATGCTGCTGCAGGCCCTGGTCGCGTGCGCCGGCGTGACGGTGAAGGCGGTCGCGACCGCGCTGGGGATCACGCTCCGGGGCGGGCGTGTCCTCGCCGAGGGCGACCTCGATTTCCGCGGCACGCTGGGCGTGGACAAGGCGGCCCCGGTCGGCTTCCGCGCCATCCGCCTGCGCTTCGAGCTCGACGCCGACGCCGATGCCGAGCAGCAGGCCAGCCTGCTCAAGCTGACCGAGCGCTACTGCGTCGTGTACCAGTCGCTGCGCACGCCGCCCGAGTTCGAGGTCAAGCTCCAGGCCGGCTGA
- a CDS encoding response regulator, protein MIHRFSIRTRLIVLSVTLLLAMIGSSGYLLWTLRSASSTTAEANRIAALIDTLGSVRGAFNDQRYWQTDLAVSLLTQSEDKAREAQRRLNASLDTLGREQPADATALRSQASAFDQAAMQAVDAYTDDQRVLGNTAFAQARLHGMEVDRRLSALEAQLWARAQSARDSVLDRFAMGTNVSLGITAAAILLGLLLTLVVLRSILVPLRSLVDAIRAITAGDTKMALPAATRDELGAMTGALGMLQTSVAERERLTRETEHQRRTLYDAIESINQGFALYGPDDRLLVTNSRHADLHPNLADAAKPGASYEQLLAASVPAGEPGRGRAWIAERMRLRGEESGRSERLDDGRWVQITERRTHDGGIVALTTDITEFRQREIDLQDAKEEAERATEVKSEFLANMSHELRTPLNAIIGYSQLLQEEAAEDGNDTMLPDLKRIEAAGDHLLGLINDILDLSKIEAGRMEVFLETFEVGALIQDVRGLVEPLAARKANRLEIVCPDDIGEIESDLTKVKQTLLNLLSNAAKFTTEGRIRLTVERGEDRMVFAVSDTGIGMNEEQIGRLFQAFAQADSSTTRRFGGTGLGLTISRSFARMLGGELTVTSRPDEGSTFTLWLPLSAVDERLLAVPPDRAAPEPMPQPMPSEGPAGATVLVIDDDPAACHIIGTHLAREGFRLLYAGSGTEGIEIARRERPDAITLDILMPQIDGWSVLVALKRDPELAAIPVVIVSVSNDRSLAFTLGAAAMLTKPVDRTELAEVLRRYCERGKGTVLVVEDDAATRQLMERVLVRHGQQAAMVEHGRQALDWLASHPVPTAILLDLQLPEMDGFEFLVHLRQVPEWADVPVIVVTAKEVTSEERRLLAESTQRVIAKGNAAHVELARAIRSVLARARAPEIDPVLPR, encoded by the coding sequence ATGATCCACCGCTTTTCGATCCGCACCCGCCTGATCGTGCTCTCGGTCACGCTCCTGCTCGCCATGATCGGCAGCAGCGGGTATCTGCTCTGGACGCTTCGCAGCGCGTCCAGCACGACGGCGGAAGCCAACCGCATCGCGGCGCTGATCGACACGCTGGGCAGCGTGCGCGGCGCGTTCAACGACCAGCGCTACTGGCAGACCGATCTCGCGGTCAGCCTGCTGACGCAGTCCGAGGACAAGGCGCGCGAGGCCCAGCGCCGCCTGAATGCCAGCCTGGACACGCTGGGCCGCGAGCAGCCGGCCGACGCGACCGCCCTGCGCAGTCAGGCGAGCGCGTTCGACCAGGCCGCGATGCAGGCGGTCGACGCCTATACCGACGACCAGCGGGTGCTCGGCAATACGGCGTTCGCGCAAGCCCGGCTGCACGGCATGGAGGTCGATCGCCGGCTGAGCGCGCTGGAAGCGCAATTGTGGGCGCGCGCCCAGTCCGCGCGCGACAGCGTGCTCGACCGCTTCGCCATGGGCACCAACGTCTCTCTGGGGATCACCGCCGCCGCCATTCTCCTGGGCCTTCTCCTGACCTTGGTCGTCCTGCGCTCGATCCTGGTGCCGCTGCGGAGCCTGGTCGACGCCATCCGGGCCATCACGGCCGGCGATACGAAGATGGCGCTCCCGGCGGCGACGCGCGACGAGTTGGGTGCGATGACGGGCGCGCTCGGCATGCTCCAGACCAGCGTCGCCGAGCGCGAGCGGCTGACCCGCGAGACCGAGCATCAGCGGCGCACGCTCTACGACGCGATCGAGAGCATCAACCAGGGCTTCGCCCTGTACGGTCCGGACGACCGGCTGCTGGTCACCAACAGCCGGCACGCCGACCTGCACCCGAACCTCGCCGACGCGGCGAAGCCCGGCGCCAGCTACGAACAGCTTCTGGCCGCCAGCGTGCCTGCCGGAGAGCCGGGGCGCGGCCGGGCCTGGATCGCCGAGCGGATGCGCCTGCGCGGCGAGGAGAGCGGGCGCAGCGAGCGCCTGGACGACGGCCGCTGGGTGCAGATCACCGAGCGGCGCACGCATGACGGCGGCATCGTCGCGCTCACGACCGACATCACCGAGTTCCGCCAGCGCGAGATCGACCTGCAGGACGCCAAAGAGGAGGCGGAGCGGGCGACGGAGGTCAAGTCCGAGTTCCTGGCGAACATGAGCCACGAGCTGCGCACGCCGCTCAATGCGATCATCGGCTACAGCCAGCTCCTGCAGGAGGAGGCCGCCGAGGACGGCAACGACACGATGCTGCCGGACCTGAAGCGGATCGAGGCGGCGGGCGATCACCTGCTCGGCCTGATCAACGACATCCTCGATCTCTCCAAGATCGAGGCCGGACGGATGGAGGTCTTCCTCGAGACCTTCGAGGTCGGCGCGCTGATCCAGGACGTGCGCGGCCTGGTCGAGCCGCTCGCCGCCCGCAAGGCCAACCGGCTCGAGATCGTCTGTCCGGACGACATCGGCGAGATCGAATCCGATCTGACCAAGGTCAAGCAGACCCTGCTGAACCTGCTCAGCAACGCCGCCAAGTTCACCACCGAGGGGCGGATCCGACTGACGGTCGAGCGCGGCGAGGACCGCATGGTCTTCGCGGTCAGCGACACCGGCATCGGCATGAACGAGGAGCAGATCGGCCGATTGTTCCAGGCCTTTGCCCAGGCCGACAGCTCGACCACGCGCCGCTTCGGCGGCACCGGCCTCGGCCTCACGATCAGCCGCAGCTTCGCGCGCATGCTGGGCGGCGAATTGACGGTCACGAGCCGGCCGGACGAGGGCTCGACGTTCACGCTCTGGCTGCCGTTGAGCGCGGTCGACGAGCGCCTGCTCGCCGTGCCGCCGGACCGCGCCGCGCCCGAGCCGATGCCTCAGCCGATGCCCTCGGAAGGCCCGGCCGGCGCGACGGTCCTCGTGATCGACGATGATCCCGCCGCCTGCCACATCATCGGCACCCATCTCGCCCGCGAAGGCTTCCGCCTGCTCTACGCGGGCTCGGGGACCGAAGGCATCGAGATCGCACGCCGCGAACGGCCCGACGCGATCACCCTCGACATCCTGATGCCGCAGATCGACGGCTGGTCCGTCCTGGTCGCCCTCAAGCGCGATCCGGAGCTCGCCGCCATCCCCGTGGTGATCGTCAGCGTCAGCAACGACCGCAGCCTGGCCTTCACGCTGGGCGCCGCGGCGATGCTGACCAAGCCCGTCGACCGTACGGAGCTTGCCGAGGTGCTGCGCCGCTATTGCGAACGGGGCAAGGGCACGGTCCTCGTGGTCGAGGACGATGCCGCGACCCGTCAGCTCATGGAGCGCGTGCTCGTCCGGCATGGGCAGCAGGCGGCCATGGTCGAGCATGGACGCCAGGCGCTCGACTGGCTGGCGTCCCATCCCGTGCCGACCGCGATCCTGCTCGATCTCCAGCTGCCCGAGATGGACGGCTTCGAATTCCTGGTGCATCTGCGTCAGGTGCCGGAGTGGGCCGACGTGCCGGTGATCGTCGTCACCGCCAAGGAGGTCACCTCCGAGGAGCGCCGGCTCCTGGCCGAGAGCACGCAGCGCGTCATTGCCAAGGGCAACGCGGCTCATGTCGAATTGGCCCGCGCGATCCGAAGCGTGCTGGCCCGCGCGCGCGCGCCCGAAATCGACCCCGTCCTGCCGAGGTGA
- a CDS encoding LysR family transcriptional regulator, translating to MDWDRVRIFLAVARTGQILGAARRLGVNHATVSRQLTALEDDLKVKLLERQTQGCRLTGAGDVLLAAAERAESEFLQAGALLSGADATLSGTVRVGAPDGLGNCFLAAELGGLAERHPAMTIQLVPLPRTFSLSRREADIAITLERPSQGRLIVRKLTDYTLGLYAAPAYLERTGPIASEHDLADRLFVTQVDDLVYSRALDYAAAIGRLMTRRFECGSVVGQIEAVRQGHGIGVLHDYAAASAPGLVPLLPHLTFRRTYWLLSHPDTHTTRRVAEVYGHIVRAVADRRPRFVPRENPADGRA from the coding sequence ATGGACTGGGACCGCGTCCGCATCTTCCTGGCGGTGGCCCGCACCGGGCAGATCCTGGGCGCGGCAAGACGGCTGGGCGTCAACCACGCGACCGTGAGCCGGCAGCTTACGGCCCTGGAGGACGATCTCAAGGTCAAGCTGCTCGAGCGGCAGACGCAGGGCTGCCGGCTGACGGGGGCCGGCGACGTCCTCCTCGCCGCGGCCGAGCGGGCGGAATCCGAGTTCCTGCAGGCAGGGGCCCTGTTGTCCGGCGCGGACGCGACGCTGAGCGGCACGGTCCGGGTCGGCGCGCCGGACGGCCTGGGCAACTGCTTTCTCGCCGCCGAGCTCGGCGGCCTGGCCGAGCGGCATCCGGCCATGACCATCCAGCTCGTGCCCCTGCCCCGGACCTTCTCCCTGTCCCGCCGCGAGGCCGACATCGCGATCACCCTGGAGCGGCCGAGCCAGGGCCGGCTGATCGTGCGCAAGCTGACCGACTACACGCTCGGCCTCTATGCCGCACCCGCCTATCTCGAACGGACCGGGCCGATCGCGAGCGAGCACGACCTCGCCGACCGCCTGTTCGTCACGCAGGTCGACGACCTCGTCTACAGCCGGGCGCTGGACTACGCCGCCGCGATCGGCCGGCTGATGACGCGCCGTTTCGAGTGCGGCAGCGTCGTCGGCCAGATCGAGGCGGTCCGCCAAGGACACGGCATCGGCGTCCTGCACGACTACGCCGCCGCATCCGCGCCCGGGCTCGTGCCGCTCCTGCCGCACCTCACCTTCCGGCGCACCTACTGGCTTCTCTCCCATCCCGACACGCACACGACCCGCCGCGTCGCCGAGGTCTACGGCCATATCGTCCGCGCCGTCGCCGACCGGCGCCCGCGCTTCGTGCCACGCGAGAATCCTGCCGACGGGCGGGCCTGA
- a CDS encoding response regulator, translating to MAKILLVEDNEMNRDMLSRRLTRHGHSIVIAVDGQEGVDLARAEEPDLVLMDLSLPILDGWEAMRRLRAQDDTARLPIIALSAHAMEGDREKALAAGGDDFDTKPVDLPRLLGKINALLER from the coding sequence ATGGCCAAGATCCTGCTTGTCGAGGACAACGAGATGAACCGCGACATGCTCTCCCGCCGGCTGACCCGGCACGGCCACAGCATCGTCATCGCGGTCGACGGGCAGGAGGGCGTCGACCTCGCCCGCGCCGAAGAGCCCGACCTCGTCCTCATGGACCTCAGCCTGCCCATCCTGGACGGCTGGGAGGCGATGCGGCGCCTGCGCGCGCAGGACGACACGGCGCGCCTGCCGATCATCGCGCTGAGCGCGCACGCCATGGAAGGCGACCGCGAGAAGGCCCTGGCGGCCGGCGGCGACGATTTCGACACGAAGCCGGTCGATCTGCCGCGCCTGCTCGGCAAGATCAACGCCCTGCTCGAGCGGTAG
- a CDS encoding ABC transporter ATP-binding protein, with amino-acid sequence MLALEGLERTYADSRGNAVGLGRLDLDVAEHETLAVVGTSGCGKSTLLRMIAGLETPSAGTVRLNGERVVGPRDEIGVVFQEPRLMPWLSVRANVRLALLGRPKAEQSERVDAVLAMVGLERFADALPKALSGGMAQRVAIARALVRRPDILLLDEPFSALDSFTRMRLQEHLVELWRGERFTMILVTHDIEEALVLADRVVVLGGQPGSVRATVRVDLDKPRERTYGDFQALKRRILGELDPSRKPQYEEVSP; translated from the coding sequence ATGCTCGCGCTTGAGGGGCTGGAGCGGACCTATGCCGACAGCCGGGGCAACGCCGTCGGCCTCGGCCGGCTCGACCTCGACGTCGCCGAGCACGAGACCCTGGCCGTGGTCGGCACGAGCGGTTGCGGCAAGTCCACCTTGCTGCGGATGATCGCCGGCCTGGAGACGCCGTCGGCCGGCACGGTCCGGCTGAACGGCGAGCGCGTGGTCGGGCCCCGCGACGAGATCGGCGTGGTCTTCCAGGAACCGCGGCTGATGCCGTGGCTGTCGGTGCGCGCCAATGTCCGCCTGGCACTGCTGGGCCGGCCGAAGGCCGAGCAGAGCGAGCGCGTCGACGCCGTCCTCGCCATGGTCGGGCTCGAGCGCTTCGCCGACGCGCTGCCCAAGGCGCTGTCGGGCGGCATGGCGCAGCGCGTGGCGATCGCGCGGGCGCTGGTGCGCCGTCCCGACATCCTTCTCCTCGACGAGCCGTTCAGCGCGCTCGACAGCTTCACCCGCATGCGCCTGCAGGAGCATCTGGTCGAACTCTGGCGTGGCGAGCGCTTCACGATGATCCTGGTGACGCACGACATCGAGGAGGCCCTGGTCCTGGCCGACCGCGTCGTCGTCCTGGGCGGACAGCCCGGCAGCGTGCGCGCGACCGTGCGCGTCGACCTCGACAAGCCGCGCGAACGGACCTACGGCGACTTCCAGGCGTTGAAGCGCCGCATTCTCGGCGAGCTCGATCCATCCCGGAAACCGCAATACGAAGAGGTCAGCCCATGA
- a CDS encoding CoA-acylating methylmalonate-semialdehyde dehydrogenase, whose product MNEIGHFIGGRKVPGTSGRFADVFNPATGEVESRVALASPAELDQAVAAATEAQADWAAQNPQRRARVMMRFVALLNEHMDELAQMLSREHGKTVEDSKGDIQRGLEVVEFAVGVPHLQKGEFSEGAGPGIDMYSMRQPLGVGAGITPFNFPAMIPMWMFAPAIATGNAFILKPSERDPSVPIRLAELIMEAGLPAGVLNVVNGDKEAVDAILSHPGIAGVSFVGSTPIASHVYATAAQHGKRVQAFGGAKNHMVVMPDADMDKAADALIGAGYGSAGERCMAVSVAVPVGEATADRLVDALTPRIESLQIGPYTAENVDFGPVVTQASLDKIRGLVERGIAQGADLVVDGRNFRMQGYENGFFMGACLFDRVKADMDIYTQEIFGPVLSVVRAGTYEEALGLANDHEYGNGVAIFTRDGDAARDFAARVQVGMVGVNVPIPTPLAYHSFGGWKRSVFGDLNQHGPDSIKFWTRTKTVTARWPSGIKDGAEFSMPVYHQG is encoded by the coding sequence ATGAACGAGATCGGGCATTTCATCGGCGGCCGGAAGGTGCCGGGCACCAGCGGCCGCTTCGCCGACGTCTTCAATCCGGCGACGGGCGAGGTCGAGAGCCGCGTGGCACTCGCGTCGCCGGCCGAGCTGGATCAGGCGGTCGCGGCCGCGACGGAGGCGCAGGCGGACTGGGCGGCGCAGAACCCGCAGCGCCGTGCGCGCGTGATGATGCGCTTCGTGGCGCTCCTGAACGAGCACATGGACGAGCTGGCCCAGATGCTGTCGCGCGAGCACGGCAAGACGGTCGAGGACTCCAAGGGCGACATCCAGCGCGGCCTCGAGGTCGTCGAGTTCGCCGTTGGGGTGCCGCATCTGCAGAAGGGCGAGTTCAGCGAAGGCGCGGGCCCCGGCATCGACATGTATTCGATGCGCCAGCCGCTCGGCGTGGGAGCGGGCATCACGCCGTTCAATTTTCCGGCCATGATCCCGATGTGGATGTTCGCGCCCGCGATCGCGACCGGCAACGCCTTCATCCTGAAGCCCTCCGAGCGCGATCCCTCGGTGCCGATCCGCTTGGCCGAGCTGATCATGGAGGCGGGCCTGCCGGCCGGCGTGCTCAACGTGGTCAACGGCGACAAGGAGGCGGTCGACGCCATCCTGTCCCATCCCGGCATCGCGGGCGTGTCCTTCGTCGGCTCAACCCCGATCGCCTCCCACGTCTACGCCACGGCGGCGCAGCACGGCAAACGCGTCCAGGCCTTCGGCGGCGCCAAGAACCACATGGTGGTCATGCCGGACGCCGACATGGACAAGGCGGCCGACGCGCTGATCGGCGCCGGCTACGGCTCGGCCGGCGAGCGCTGCATGGCGGTCTCGGTCGCCGTGCCGGTCGGCGAGGCGACGGCAGATCGCCTGGTCGATGCCCTGACACCCCGGATCGAGAGCCTGCAGATCGGCCCCTACACGGCCGAGAACGTCGACTTCGGCCCGGTCGTGACCCAGGCCTCGCTCGACAAGATCAGGGGCCTGGTCGAGCGCGGCATCGCGCAGGGCGCCGACCTCGTGGTCGACGGCCGGAACTTCCGGATGCAGGGCTACGAGAACGGCTTTTTCATGGGTGCGTGCCTGTTCGACCGGGTCAAGGCGGACATGGACATCTACACCCAGGAGATCTTCGGCCCCGTGCTGAGCGTCGTGCGCGCCGGCACCTACGAGGAGGCGCTCGGCCTCGCCAACGACCACGAATACGGCAACGGCGTCGCCATCTTCACCCGCGACGGCGACGCGGCGCGCGACTTCGCCGCCCGCGTCCAGGTCGGCATGGTCGGGGTAAACGTGCCGATCCCGACGCCGCTCGCCTATCACTCCTTCGGCGGCTGGAAGCGCTCGGTGTTCGGCGACCTCAACCAGCACGGGCCCGACTCGATCAAGTTCTGGACGCGGACCAAGACCGTCACCGCGCGCTGGCCGTCAGGGATCAAGGACGGCGCCGAGTTCTCGATGCCGGTCTACCACCAGGGCTGA
- a CDS encoding formylglycine-generating enzyme family protein: protein MIASSGTTNDLLPARPTDEHPVVDGMVRLPGGPFVMGSDRHYPEEAPAHGVRVDAFWIDTHAVTNRAFAAFIEATGYVTVAERPLDPRDYPGAPPAMLEPGALVFTKATRPVDLRNVANWWRYVPGACWRAPLGPGSRIDNRLDHPVVHVAYEDALAYARWAGKDLPTEAEWEYAARGGLEQKAYCWGDEIQPDGRHLANTWQGRFPWQNSKTDGFEGTAPVGSFPPNGYGLYDMAGNVWEWTADWWRSRHPQDLGKPCCVPANPRGGTEQGSLDPRQAAVTIPRRVIKGGSFLCSPDYCLRYRPAARQPQTIDTGMSHLGFRCVRRLG from the coding sequence ATGATTGCGTCATCCGGCACCACCAACGACCTGTTGCCGGCCCGGCCGACGGACGAGCATCCCGTCGTGGACGGCATGGTGCGCCTGCCGGGCGGCCCGTTCGTCATGGGCTCGGATCGGCACTATCCGGAGGAGGCGCCCGCCCATGGCGTACGCGTCGATGCGTTCTGGATCGACACGCACGCAGTGACGAACCGGGCCTTCGCCGCCTTCATCGAGGCGACCGGCTACGTCACCGTCGCCGAGCGGCCGCTCGACCCCCGGGACTATCCCGGCGCGCCGCCCGCCATGCTGGAGCCGGGCGCGCTCGTCTTCACGAAGGCGACGCGGCCGGTCGACCTGCGCAACGTCGCCAACTGGTGGCGCTACGTGCCGGGAGCGTGCTGGCGTGCACCGTTGGGCCCCGGCAGCCGGATCGACAACCGCCTGGATCATCCCGTCGTCCACGTCGCCTACGAGGACGCCCTCGCCTACGCGCGCTGGGCCGGCAAGGACCTGCCGACCGAGGCGGAATGGGAGTACGCCGCGCGCGGCGGGCTCGAACAGAAAGCCTATTGCTGGGGCGACGAGATCCAGCCGGACGGCCGCCACCTCGCGAACACGTGGCAGGGCCGCTTTCCCTGGCAGAACAGCAAGACCGACGGCTTCGAGGGCACCGCGCCCGTGGGCTCCTTCCCGCCGAACGGCTACGGCCTCTACGACATGGCGGGCAATGTCTGGGAGTGGACCGCCGACTGGTGGCGCTCACGGCACCCGCAGGATTTGGGCAAGCCCTGCTGCGTTCCGGCCAACCCGCGCGGCGGCACGGAACAGGGCAGCCTCGATCCACGCCAGGCGGCGGTGACGATCCCGCGCCGCGTGATCAAGGGCGGCTCGTTCCTCTGTTCGCCCGACTATTGCCTGCGCTACCGGCCTGCGGCGCGCCAGCCGCAGACGATCGATACCGGCATGTCGCATCTCGGCTTTCGGTGCGTGCGCCGCCTCGGCTGA
- a CDS encoding DUF3365 domain-containing protein, whose product MNDWIGRHVGRTIGAVALGLLLVSAIPTSGALAQPDIEADQEIAQSLSAMLQAARGVISRHQGDINDPNRADKGLTADVVLTETVASYLAATGEDPRSLDPASREGRLIAAQMDAIAEVMDTNQSLINTQGLGFKGFIPAVFARLINEAFERRVGDEAVVKVTAPPELVRNRRSRPDTWEAEVIATRLRDPAWKRGTPFATMTNQDGRPAFRMMVPEYYGASCLSCHGNPKGSMDITGYPREGAAEGDLGGVISITLLP is encoded by the coding sequence ATGAACGACTGGATCGGACGCCATGTCGGCAGGACCATTGGTGCGGTTGCGCTCGGCCTGCTGCTCGTTTCGGCCATCCCGACGTCGGGCGCGCTGGCGCAGCCGGACATCGAGGCGGACCAGGAGATCGCGCAGAGCCTGTCGGCCATGCTCCAGGCGGCGCGCGGAGTGATCTCCAGGCATCAAGGCGACATCAACGATCCCAACCGCGCCGACAAGGGCCTGACCGCCGACGTGGTGCTGACGGAGACGGTTGCCAGCTATCTCGCCGCCACCGGCGAGGATCCCCGCTCGCTCGATCCCGCCTCGCGCGAAGGCCGGCTGATCGCGGCGCAGATGGACGCGATCGCCGAGGTGATGGACACCAACCAGAGCCTGATCAACACGCAGGGCCTGGGCTTCAAGGGCTTCATCCCCGCGGTCTTCGCCCGGCTCATCAACGAGGCGTTCGAACGCCGGGTCGGCGACGAGGCCGTCGTCAAGGTGACGGCCCCGCCCGAGCTGGTGCGCAACCGCCGCTCGCGGCCGGACACCTGGGAAGCGGAGGTGATCGCGACCCGGCTGCGCGATCCCGCATGGAAGCGCGGCACGCCCTTCGCAACGATGACGAACCAGGACGGCCGCCCGGCGTTTCGCATGATGGTGCCGGAATATTACGGCGCGTCCTGTTTGTCCTGTCACGGCAACCCGAAAGGATCGATGGACATCACCGGCTATCCCCGCGAGGGTGCCGCCGAGGGCGATCTCGGCGGCGTGATCAGCATCACCCTGCTGCCCTGA
- a CDS encoding ABC transporter permease: protein MRVLAAASRAAGAAPANGRSDAGPLAPLIERSRPWLLPIALLVLWQAATASGLFPPNLVPSPAAVLAELVDLALDGDLTEHLWVTSWRVAAGFVAGTAAATVLGAICGYWRPLRDLLDPTLQALKAVPSLAWVPLFILWFGIFEASKVTLIAVGVFFPVYLNLMSGIQGVDRKLVEVGRAYGLSRTQLVGRILLPATLPAYIAGLRGGLALGWMFVIAAELMGASSGLGYLMIDGQMTGNPAVIVGSLILFAIVGKLSDALLAGVGNRLLAWQDTVDARPEADAHARA, encoded by the coding sequence ATGCGAGTCCTTGCCGCCGCGTCCCGAGCGGCCGGAGCCGCGCCGGCGAACGGCCGGTCCGACGCCGGGCCCCTGGCACCGTTGATCGAGCGGTCGCGTCCCTGGCTCCTGCCGATCGCGCTGCTGGTCCTGTGGCAGGCCGCGACCGCGAGCGGCCTGTTCCCGCCCAATCTGGTCCCCTCGCCGGCGGCCGTGCTGGCCGAGCTCGTCGACCTGGCGCTGGATGGCGACCTGACGGAGCATCTCTGGGTCACGAGCTGGCGGGTTGCGGCGGGTTTCGTCGCCGGGACGGCGGCGGCGACGGTGCTGGGCGCGATCTGCGGCTATTGGCGGCCGCTCCGCGATCTGCTCGACCCGACCCTGCAGGCGCTCAAGGCCGTGCCTTCGCTCGCCTGGGTGCCGCTCTTCATCCTGTGGTTCGGCATTTTCGAGGCGTCCAAGGTCACGCTGATCGCGGTCGGCGTGTTTTTTCCGGTCTATCTCAACCTGATGAGCGGCATTCAGGGGGTCGATCGCAAGCTGGTCGAGGTCGGCCGCGCCTACGGCCTCAGCCGCACGCAGCTGGTCGGCCGCATTCTGTTGCCCGCGACCCTGCCGGCCTATATCGCGGGCCTGCGCGGCGGGCTCGCCTTGGGCTGGATGTTCGTCATCGCGGCCGAGCTGATGGGCGCGAGCTCCGGTCTCGGCTATCTCATGATCGACGGACAGATGACCGGCAACCCGGCGGTCATCGTCGGCAGCCTCATCCTCTTCGCGATCGTCGGCAAACTGTCCGACGCGCTTCTCGCCGGCGTCGGCAACCGCCTGCTCGCGTGGCAGGACACGGTCGACGCCCGGCCCGAGGCGGATGCCCATGCTCGCGCTTGA
- a CDS encoding aliphatic sulfonate ABC transporter substrate-binding protein, translating to MTLSSLSRRFLLGACLAACAMAAPDARAQTERAATPDSIGIDYAYYNPVSLLLMEKGWLEEEFADDDVDITWVLSLGSNKALEFLNGDSIQFGSTAGAAALIARTNGVPIKGVYIYSKPEWTALVTGPDSPIRTVAELRGKRVAVTRGTDPHIFLLRALQEAGLSESDITPVLLQHPDGLRALQSGQVDAWAGLDPHMARGEIEAGDRLFYRNADFNTYGLLNVREDFAQAYPETVSRVLAVYERARLYAIEHPDELRAVLVDEANIPEAVAAKQLDERTDLSSSAIGQDQLTAWTEAGQVLQEIGVIKSDIDIKATVGEFADPSFVPAAGASSAE from the coding sequence ATGACCCTTTCGTCCTTGTCCCGTCGCTTCCTTCTTGGTGCCTGCCTGGCGGCTTGCGCGATGGCGGCGCCGGATGCGCGCGCGCAGACCGAGCGGGCCGCGACGCCGGATTCGATCGGGATCGACTACGCCTACTACAATCCGGTCAGCCTTCTGCTGATGGAGAAAGGCTGGCTCGAGGAGGAATTCGCCGACGACGACGTCGACATCACCTGGGTGTTGTCGCTGGGATCGAACAAGGCGCTGGAATTCCTCAACGGCGACAGCATCCAGTTCGGCTCGACCGCAGGCGCCGCCGCCCTGATCGCGCGAACCAACGGCGTGCCGATCAAGGGCGTCTACATCTACTCCAAGCCCGAGTGGACCGCGCTCGTGACCGGCCCGGACAGCCCGATCCGGACCGTCGCCGAGCTGAGGGGCAAGCGCGTGGCCGTGACGCGCGGGACCGATCCCCACATCTTCCTGCTGCGCGCTCTCCAGGAGGCCGGCTTGAGCGAGTCCGACATCACGCCCGTTCTTCTGCAGCACCCCGACGGCCTGCGCGCGCTGCAAAGCGGGCAAGTCGACGCCTGGGCCGGGCTCGACCCGCACATGGCGCGCGGCGAGATCGAAGCGGGCGATCGCCTGTTCTACCGAAACGCCGACTTCAACACCTATGGCCTGCTCAACGTCCGCGAGGACTTCGCCCAGGCCTATCCGGAGACCGTCAGCCGGGTCCTGGCGGTCTACGAGCGGGCGCGTCTCTACGCGATCGAACATCCGGACGAGCTGCGTGCCGTGCTGGTCGACGAGGCGAACATCCCCGAAGCGGTCGCGGCGAAGCAGCTGGACGAGCGGACCGACCTGTCGTCCTCGGCGATCGGCCAGGACCAGCTGACCGCCTGGACCGAGGCGGGCCAGGTCCTGCAGGAGATCGGCGTCATCAAGTCCGACATCGACATCAAGGCGACGGTCGGCGAATTCGCCGACCCGAGCTTCGTGCCCGCGGCCGGCGCTTCGAGCGCCGAGTGA